The following coding sequences are from one Pseudonocardia sp. EC080619-01 window:
- a CDS encoding MBL fold metallo-hydrolase: MPADGQASSAYLVSTDSTRVLLDCGPGAVTALGAVSTPAALDGIVISHLHTDHCYDVLPLGKALLTSRMLGNDRFPTLPTAGPAPGDRPIPLHVPKGGRAALERLAAVFRIPSRPELDRAFGAALEIREYEPGEELTIGDCRVVLRPLHHTMSNCGVRVTDPAGSSLVYSGDTSDVAGLSELARGADLLLCESTLELPDDTSDGHMSAARAGRVAAAAEVGQLVLTHFVTADPTWLDARRAEACESFAGPVHLAAPERVFPVC; encoded by the coding sequence ATGCCCGCCGACGGACAGGCCAGTTCGGCCTACCTCGTGTCCACCGACTCGACCCGTGTCCTGCTCGACTGCGGACCAGGGGCGGTGACCGCGCTCGGCGCGGTCTCCACGCCCGCAGCGCTCGACGGGATCGTCATCAGCCACCTGCACACCGACCACTGCTACGACGTGTTGCCGCTGGGCAAGGCGTTGCTGACGTCCCGGATGCTCGGGAACGACCGTTTCCCGACCCTGCCGACGGCCGGGCCAGCGCCCGGTGACCGTCCGATCCCGCTCCATGTCCCGAAGGGCGGCCGGGCGGCGCTGGAGCGCCTCGCCGCGGTGTTCCGGATCCCCAGCCGGCCCGAGCTCGACCGTGCGTTCGGGGCGGCGTTGGAGATCCGGGAGTACGAGCCGGGAGAGGAGCTGACCATCGGCGACTGCCGCGTCGTGCTGCGGCCGCTGCACCACACGATGTCCAACTGCGGTGTCCGCGTGACCGATCCCGCGGGGTCGAGCCTGGTCTACAGCGGCGACACCTCGGACGTCGCCGGGCTGAGCGAGCTCGCCCGCGGAGCGGACCTGCTGCTGTGCGAGTCCACCCTCGAGTTGCCCGACGACACCTCCGACGGGCACATGAGTGCGGCTCGTGCGGGGCGGGTGGCCGCCGCGGCCGAGGTGGGCCAGTTGGTGCTGACCCACTTCGTCACCGCGGATCCCACCTGGCTCGATGCGCGCCGTGCCGAGGCGTGCGAGTCGTTCGCCGGCCCGGTGCATCTCGCCGCGCCGGAGCGTGTGTTCCCGGTCTGCTGA
- a CDS encoding ABC transporter ATP-binding protein, with protein sequence MTLQKETADPGQPTVPAVTTAAGIELLGVRHRYGPTLALDVDDLAVPHGSLTVIVGPSGCGKSTLLSVVAGLLSPGEGRVRIGGTDVTDTAPGGRGLAMVFQDYALYPHLSVAANIGFGMRLEARHSRGAGPGRAEIDRRVDEVSAQLGLAGLLERRPAQLSGGQRQRVALARAIVRRRPVLLLDEPLSSLDAQLRAQARTELARLHRELGATLVMVTHDQSEALSIATHLIVMRAGRVVQAAAPDEVYRRPHDEFVATFVGSPPMNVLDHDRARWGWRPADGVVLGDGDTPEVDAMVLDGTVDVVEFAGHDRLVHCRSREGRWSFTEPIASGRAVGDHVRVSIAARDLHRFDPGTGRRIGSRA encoded by the coding sequence GTGACCCTGCAGAAGGAGACCGCGGACCCGGGGCAGCCCACCGTGCCCGCCGTCACGACCGCAGCGGGCATCGAGCTGCTCGGGGTACGCCACCGCTACGGCCCCACACTCGCCCTCGACGTCGACGACCTCGCTGTCCCGCACGGTTCCCTGACCGTGATCGTGGGCCCCTCGGGCTGCGGGAAGTCGACACTGCTCTCGGTCGTCGCAGGACTGCTCTCCCCCGGCGAGGGCCGCGTGCGCATCGGCGGGACCGACGTCACCGACACCGCTCCCGGTGGACGTGGACTCGCGATGGTCTTCCAGGACTACGCGCTCTACCCGCACCTGTCGGTCGCGGCGAACATCGGGTTCGGCATGCGGCTCGAAGCCCGCCACTCGCGCGGTGCGGGCCCCGGGCGCGCCGAGATCGACCGGCGGGTCGACGAGGTGAGTGCCCAGCTCGGTCTGGCAGGTCTGCTCGAACGGCGCCCGGCGCAGCTGTCGGGTGGCCAGCGGCAGCGGGTCGCACTCGCCAGAGCGATCGTGCGCCGCCGCCCGGTGCTGCTGCTCGACGAACCGCTGTCGAGCCTCGACGCCCAGCTCCGCGCCCAGGCCCGGACCGAGCTGGCACGGCTGCACCGCGAGCTCGGCGCGACCCTGGTCATGGTCACCCACGACCAGTCCGAGGCACTGTCGATCGCCACGCACCTGATCGTCATGCGGGCCGGGCGAGTCGTGCAGGCCGCCGCACCGGACGAGGTCTACCGACGCCCACACGACGAGTTCGTCGCGACCTTCGTCGGCAGCCCGCCGATGAACGTGCTCGATCACGACCGCGCCCGGTGGGGGTGGCGCCCGGCGGACGGAGTCGTCCTCGGTGACGGCGACACGCCCGAGGTCGACGCGATGGTGCTCGACGGCACCGTCGACGTCGTCGAGTTCGCCGGCCACGACAGGCTCGTGCACTGCCGCAGCCGCGAAGGCCGGTGGTCGTTCACCGAGCCGATCGCGAGCGGGCGCGCGGTCGGTGACCACGTGCGGGTCTCGATCGCAGCGCGCGACCTGCACCGCTTCGATCCCGGGACCGGGCGGCGCATCGGGTCCCGCGCCTGA
- a CDS encoding carbohydrate ABC transporter permease — translation MRAELRWHAPLAITGLGVSFPLIWTLLTSFRAPNAIFEIGPSPVSAANYLDALTLFPIGRLLLNSLVTALGVTAAQLLVAVLAAYAMLSLGVRSRRLVLGAVTVSLIVPLQAMVIPQFLIATGLGWRDTYPGLIVPQLASCGLAVLLMWEHVRSLPADLLGAAAIDGARPAETLWYVVLPQLRPALGAVGILVFITTWNEYLWPALVAPSPENTTIQQGLALFDNQEGGNPGPLLAASVLACAPVIAVYAVFSRRITAAFLRAGRR, via the coding sequence ATGCGCGCTGAGCTGCGCTGGCACGCACCGCTCGCGATCACCGGGCTGGGTGTGTCGTTCCCCCTGATCTGGACCCTGCTGACCTCCTTCCGCGCACCGAACGCGATCTTCGAGATCGGCCCGTCACCGGTGTCGGCCGCCAACTACCTCGACGCCCTCACCCTGTTCCCGATCGGTCGGCTGCTGCTGAACTCCCTGGTGACCGCACTCGGGGTGACCGCGGCCCAGCTGCTGGTCGCCGTCCTCGCCGCCTACGCCATGCTGAGCCTGGGTGTGCGCAGCCGGCGCCTGGTCCTCGGCGCGGTCACCGTGTCGCTGATCGTGCCGCTCCAGGCGATGGTGATCCCCCAGTTCCTGATCGCGACGGGCCTGGGGTGGCGCGACACCTACCCGGGCCTGATCGTGCCCCAGCTGGCCTCCTGCGGTCTGGCCGTGCTGCTGATGTGGGAGCACGTGCGATCCCTGCCCGCCGACCTGCTCGGCGCCGCGGCGATCGACGGGGCGCGGCCGGCGGAGACGCTCTGGTACGTCGTGCTCCCCCAGCTCCGTCCCGCGCTCGGCGCGGTCGGGATCCTCGTGTTCATCACGACCTGGAACGAGTACCTGTGGCCCGCTCTGGTCGCCCCCAGCCCGGAGAACACCACGATCCAGCAGGGCCTGGCCCTGTTCGACAACCAGGAGGGCGGCAACCCCGGCCCGCTGCTCGCGGCCTCGGTGCTGGCGTGCGCGCCCGTCATCGCGGTCTACGCCGTGTTCTCGCGACGGATCACCGCCGCGTTCCTCCGAGCCGGAAGGCGCTGA
- a CDS encoding carbohydrate ABC transporter permease, which translates to MNATVDAEATAAPPPAPRAGRRARPWLYLGPLIAALVIWVYGPLLWTGVLSVLDWNLISPDPEFVGVENYVELFGRPETTNAIVRTGFYVLGMLPFATVFPMTLALMLWRRPGRAAEAYRALLFSPVVLAPLATAISWKFLLSPEQGLVDTVLSGSGLPSPNWLGDPRTALPVIVVITAGKIVALNMVLFSAALAGIDRRSIEAARIDGATGWETTRYVVLPQLARTVVLLTALCVVVAGQWVFTNVAVLTRGGPDGATDNIYYRLYAEGFDFFDAGAASALAVTITATLAVAFGAIASARRRSHDAR; encoded by the coding sequence GTGAACGCGACAGTCGACGCGGAGGCCACGGCGGCGCCGCCCCCTGCCCCGCGTGCGGGCCGGCGGGCCCGCCCCTGGCTCTACCTCGGACCGCTGATCGCAGCCCTGGTGATCTGGGTCTACGGCCCGTTGCTGTGGACCGGCGTGCTGTCGGTACTGGACTGGAACCTGATCTCACCGGACCCCGAGTTCGTCGGCGTGGAGAACTACGTCGAGCTGTTCGGCCGGCCGGAGACCACGAACGCGATCGTGCGCACCGGGTTCTACGTCCTGGGCATGCTGCCGTTCGCCACCGTGTTCCCGATGACCTTGGCGTTGATGCTGTGGCGCCGCCCCGGACGCGCGGCCGAGGCCTACCGGGCCCTGCTGTTCTCGCCGGTGGTGCTGGCTCCGCTGGCCACCGCGATCTCCTGGAAGTTCCTGCTGAGCCCGGAGCAGGGGCTGGTCGACACCGTGCTGTCCGGGTCGGGGCTGCCGAGCCCGAACTGGCTGGGTGACCCGCGCACGGCGCTACCCGTCATCGTCGTGATCACCGCGGGCAAGATCGTCGCACTGAACATGGTGCTGTTCTCGGCAGCACTGGCCGGCATCGACCGCCGCTCGATCGAGGCGGCCCGCATCGACGGCGCCACCGGCTGGGAGACGACGCGGTACGTCGTGTTGCCCCAGCTCGCCCGCACGGTCGTCCTGCTCACCGCGCTGTGCGTGGTCGTGGCCGGGCAGTGGGTGTTCACCAACGTCGCCGTCCTGACCCGGGGCGGGCCCGACGGGGCGACGGACAACATCTACTACCGGCTCTACGCCGAGGGCTTCGACTTCTTCGACGCCGGCGCCGCGTCCGCACTCGCGGTCACCATCACGGCGACCCTCGCCGTGGCGTTCGGCGCGATCGCGTCGGCACGGAGAAGGAGCCACGATGCGCGCTGA
- a CDS encoding ABC transporter substrate-binding protein has product MNRIARSAAALLAAVGLAATAACGASNGTAPEGTEPIELTFLGYSIGTPDLGGQAMQGLIDRFQEQNPGITVRTQPVAVADVLTKLKADTAAGSPPDVAQIGWSKMAEAYADLPVAPVQEIAGDQWAAHAEGMAPNLMAAVADDGVVKAMPFTMSIPTLYYNADLFRAAGLDPDTPPTSMAEVREAALAIARSGRAGAYLAVADVGKSDYLTQSIINTAGGSMVGPGGEITVDSPRAVDALSQVQELTTAGAQPAVSTADALSLFGSGRLGMLLASTGALVSLETASTGTFDLRTAGFPTFGRGAPKPTYSGAGLAVLTDDEDRRQAAWKFVRFMSSAEAYTVYAEKIGYLPLRPALAEDPAYLGDHFARNPRLLPAVKQLDTVEPYQVFPGGQANRAVVTLQDEAVEPIVLRGADPATTLRAAAEKIRGLSTR; this is encoded by the coding sequence ATGAACCGGATAGCGCGGAGCGCGGCAGCGCTGCTCGCCGCAGTGGGACTGGCAGCCACCGCCGCCTGCGGTGCGAGCAACGGAACGGCCCCGGAGGGCACCGAGCCGATCGAGCTGACCTTCCTCGGCTACAGCATCGGGACCCCCGACCTCGGCGGCCAGGCCATGCAGGGGTTGATCGACCGCTTCCAGGAGCAGAACCCCGGGATCACCGTGCGCACCCAGCCGGTCGCGGTCGCCGACGTGCTCACCAAGCTCAAGGCCGACACCGCGGCCGGCAGTCCACCCGATGTCGCCCAGATCGGGTGGAGCAAGATGGCCGAGGCCTACGCCGATCTCCCCGTCGCCCCCGTCCAGGAGATCGCCGGGGACCAGTGGGCCGCTCACGCCGAGGGCATGGCACCGAACCTCATGGCAGCGGTCGCCGACGACGGCGTGGTCAAGGCGATGCCGTTCACCATGTCGATCCCCACGCTCTACTACAACGCCGACCTGTTCCGGGCCGCGGGCCTGGATCCCGACACCCCACCGACGTCGATGGCCGAGGTCCGCGAGGCCGCCCTGGCCATCGCCCGCAGCGGTCGGGCGGGCGCCTACCTCGCCGTCGCCGACGTCGGCAAGTCCGACTACCTGACCCAGTCGATCATCAACACCGCGGGTGGATCGATGGTCGGGCCCGGTGGGGAGATCACCGTCGACAGCCCGCGGGCCGTCGACGCGCTCAGCCAGGTCCAGGAGCTCACCACCGCCGGAGCGCAGCCGGCCGTCTCCACCGCCGACGCCCTCTCGCTGTTCGGCTCCGGGCGGCTGGGGATGCTGCTGGCCAGCACCGGCGCACTCGTCTCGCTGGAGACGGCCTCGACCGGCACGTTCGATCTCCGCACCGCGGGATTCCCCACGTTCGGCCGGGGCGCGCCGAAGCCCACCTACTCCGGCGCCGGTCTGGCCGTGCTCACCGACGACGAGGACCGCCGGCAGGCGGCGTGGAAGTTCGTGCGGTTCATGTCCAGCGCCGAGGCCTACACCGTGTACGCGGAGAAGATCGGCTACCTGCCACTGCGCCCGGCACTGGCCGAGGACCCCGCCTACCTCGGGGACCACTTCGCCCGGAACCCCCGGCTGCTGCCCGCGGTGAAGCAGCTCGACACCGTGGAGCCCTACCAGGTCTTCCCCGGCGGACAGGCCAACCGCGCGGTCGTGACACTGCAGGACGAGGCGGTGGAACCCATCGTCCTGCGCGGCGCGGACCCGGCCACGACCCTGCGGGCCGCGGCCGAGAAGATCCGCGGGCTGTCGACGCGGTGA
- a CDS encoding LysR family transcriptional regulator, translated as MELRHLHSFLTLSEELHFGRAARRLHLAQPSLSQQIQRLEQSVGTRLVSRSSHEVALTAAGRAFVTEARGVLDRVERARDAAHHAAAGRAGTVRVGCNLPAAQGVLPRVIARLRAELPDVVVAPREMWTGLQLRALHSGDLDVAMIYGPPADAGLGHQRLLRVPLVALVGDRHPWATLRQVSFNDLRGQPCLLFHREQSPAMYDVLTHTAGAAGFTLDVVDHVEDPVATSIVVAARNVIGFCSAARAAAVCASAVGIRPVTVSLVDPVPTLDLYAVWRSDVDNPLVEEFVRCLRADAPSGPTRTTRAARRSAPARSAVGA; from the coding sequence ATGGAACTGCGGCATCTGCACTCCTTCCTCACGTTGTCCGAGGAACTGCACTTCGGCCGGGCAGCACGACGCCTGCATCTCGCCCAACCCTCGCTGAGCCAGCAGATCCAGCGTCTCGAACAGAGTGTCGGCACCCGGCTGGTCAGCCGCTCCTCGCACGAGGTGGCCCTGACCGCCGCGGGCCGGGCATTCGTCACCGAGGCCCGCGGGGTACTGGACCGGGTCGAGCGGGCGCGCGATGCCGCCCACCACGCCGCCGCGGGCCGGGCCGGGACGGTGCGGGTCGGCTGCAACCTCCCGGCGGCACAGGGCGTCCTCCCCCGCGTGATCGCCAGGTTGCGCGCCGAGCTCCCCGACGTCGTGGTCGCCCCGCGCGAGATGTGGACCGGGCTGCAGCTGCGGGCCCTGCACTCCGGGGACCTCGACGTCGCGATGATCTACGGCCCGCCGGCCGACGCCGGCCTCGGGCACCAGCGGTTGTTGCGCGTCCCGCTGGTCGCACTCGTCGGGGATCGCCATCCGTGGGCCACGCTGCGGCAGGTGTCGTTCAACGATCTCCGGGGGCAGCCGTGCCTGCTGTTCCACCGTGAGCAGAGCCCCGCGATGTACGACGTGCTCACCCACACCGCCGGCGCCGCGGGATTCACCCTCGACGTGGTCGACCACGTCGAGGATCCCGTCGCCACCTCCATCGTCGTCGCCGCCCGCAACGTGATCGGGTTCTGCTCGGCGGCACGGGCGGCCGCGGTCTGCGCCTCCGCGGTGGGCATCAGACCGGTCACCGTGTCCCTGGTCGACCCGGTGCCCACTCTCGACCTGTACGCCGTGTGGCGATCCGACGTGGACAACCCGCTGGTCGAGGAGTTCGTCCGGTGTCTCAGGGCCGACGCTCCGTCCGGTCCGACACGCACGACACGCGCGGCACGCCGATCGGCTCCGGCGCGCAGTGCGGTCGGCGCCTGA
- a CDS encoding S10 family peptidase — protein sequence MTRADVDHDTPAAATTTGTTHEPPAGASSTGTWNGMEYRATAQWLVLRKDDKPTAEMFSVAYLAGSGEPRPVTFVFNGGPGASSAYLHLGAVGPRRVDFPGDGSMPPSPPRLVDNDESWLAFTDLVFIDPVGTGFSRMIEKNGTEKQEQDADAYFGTERDLQSLCEFIRRWLSEHRRWSSPVFVAGESYGGYRAGRLTRMLGESAGIGLAGAVLISPALEFAGIGAGVFGGDYEVLPWVDVLPTMALAAHHHGRSRAFGPDVSVDEVRRAAEQFATGDYAVFLTRGASGEAGERERVIGRLADLLGLPPEFVARAEGRVRVHQFARELLREQGRVVGRFDATVTTSDPFPDRDVFTGGDPTLTGAAPVYTTAVNHLLRSEIGLATDREYLLLNTDVVQKWKDDGASLYLQPLQGATDDFRYGMALNPRLRAFITHGVHDLQTPYYAADRLHNLMRLDPATAERLTVRHFDGGHMFYAWTRSRQDFTSAIADFVAESTASHRPAAS from the coding sequence ATGACCCGCGCCGACGTCGACCACGACACCCCCGCAGCAGCAACGACGACGGGGACGACGCACGAGCCGCCCGCGGGTGCGTCGAGCACCGGCACGTGGAACGGGATGGAGTACCGGGCGACGGCGCAGTGGCTGGTGCTGCGCAAGGACGACAAGCCCACCGCGGAGATGTTCTCCGTCGCCTACCTCGCCGGCTCCGGCGAGCCCCGGCCCGTCACCTTCGTCTTCAACGGCGGCCCCGGTGCCTCGTCGGCATATCTGCACCTCGGCGCGGTCGGCCCGCGGCGGGTCGACTTCCCCGGTGACGGTTCGATGCCGCCCTCACCGCCGCGGCTGGTGGACAACGACGAGTCGTGGCTCGCGTTCACCGACCTGGTGTTCATCGACCCGGTCGGCACCGGGTTCAGCCGGATGATCGAGAAGAACGGTACGGAGAAGCAGGAGCAGGACGCGGACGCCTACTTCGGCACCGAACGTGACCTGCAGTCGTTGTGCGAGTTCATCAGGCGCTGGCTCAGCGAGCACCGGCGATGGAGCTCGCCGGTGTTCGTCGCGGGGGAGAGCTACGGCGGTTACCGCGCCGGGCGATTGACCCGCATGCTCGGCGAGAGCGCCGGGATCGGCCTCGCCGGCGCCGTGCTCATCTCCCCGGCGCTGGAGTTCGCGGGCATCGGCGCCGGGGTCTTCGGTGGCGACTACGAGGTGCTGCCGTGGGTGGACGTGCTGCCCACCATGGCCCTGGCCGCCCACCACCACGGGCGCTCCCGGGCGTTCGGTCCCGATGTCTCGGTCGACGAGGTGCGTCGTGCGGCGGAGCAGTTCGCGACCGGCGACTACGCCGTGTTCCTCACCCGTGGTGCCTCCGGCGAGGCGGGGGAGCGCGAACGCGTCATCGGGCGCCTGGCGGACCTGCTCGGGCTGCCGCCGGAGTTCGTGGCCCGCGCGGAGGGCCGGGTCCGGGTGCACCAGTTCGCGCGCGAACTGCTGCGCGAGCAGGGACGTGTGGTGGGGCGGTTCGACGCGACCGTCACCACGTCGGACCCGTTCCCGGACCGGGACGTGTTCACCGGCGGCGACCCCACCCTGACCGGGGCGGCACCGGTCTACACCACCGCGGTGAACCACCTGCTGCGCTCGGAGATCGGGTTGGCGACCGATCGTGAGTACCTGCTGCTCAACACCGACGTGGTGCAGAAGTGGAAGGACGACGGCGCGAGCCTGTACCTGCAGCCCCTGCAGGGCGCGACCGACGACTTCCGCTACGGGATGGCGTTGAACCCCCGGCTGCGTGCGTTCATCACGCACGGAGTCCACGACCTGCAGACGCCCTACTACGCGGCCGACCGGCTGCACAACCTGATGCGCCTGGACCCGGCGACGGCCGAGCGTCTCACGGTGCGCCACTTCGACGGTGGCCACATGTTCTACGCCTGGACCCGCAGCCGGCAGGACTTCACCTCGGCGATCGCGGACTTCGTCGCGGAGTCGACGGCGTCGCACCGGCCCGCCGCGTCCTGA